From a single Cryptococcus neoformans var. neoformans B-3501A chromosome 3, whole genome shotgun sequence genomic region:
- a CDS encoding hypothetical protein (HMMPfam hit to UbiA, UbiA prenyltransferase family, score: 206.8, E(): 4e-59): MLLLSRTRLFPRPLLSPLSRPLPLRPRVLTTSAIRRASLPPTVPRVSTELVHPKEQQQQLPAQPPTVFDKILPQWAQGAKPYLYLTRLDKPIGSVLLYWPCAWSITMASTVNHLPPTTPLFYMSLFAVGALIMRGAGCTINDMWDWKMDAKVERTKTRPLAAGDVTQFGALTFLGAQLTAGLAVLTQLNWYSIVLGASSLGLVVIYPFMKRITYFPQVVLGFAFNWGALLGWSAVAGAVDWTIATPMYLGGAAWCVAYDIIYAHQDKKDDVIAGVKSMALRFPDTSRQVISTLSASFVSLLTFTGYMAGLGPLYYLISCGGAAAHLAWQCLTVNFDSRSDCWKKFSSNGWLGGLIWSGIAADYVQQVMFGVPA, encoded by the exons AtgcttctcctttcccgCACCCGTCTCTTCCCCCGCCCGCTCCTTTCTCCCCTTTCTCGACCCCTCCCACTCCGCCCACGCGTGCTCACCACCTCTGCCATCCGCCGCGCCTCTCTCCCCCCGACTGTCCCCCGCGTCTCCACAGAGCTCGTCCACCCCAAggagcaacaacaacaactgCCAGCGCAACCACCCACAGTCTTTGATAAAATCCTCCCACAATGGGCTCAAGGTGCCAAACCCTACCTCTACCTCACCAGGCTCGATAAACCCATCGGCTCCGTCCTTCTCTACTGGCCTTGCG CGTGGTCCATAACAATGGCATCTACCGTGAACCACCTTCCCCCTACCACTCCTCTATTCTACATGTCACTCTTCGCCGTCGGAGCACTCATCATGCGAGGTGCTGGGTGCACCATTAATGACATGTGGGACTGGAAGATGGACGCCAAGGTCG AGAGGACAAAGACAAGACCTTTGGCCGCCGGCGATGTTACTCAATTCGGGGCTCTCACATTCCTTGGAGCTCAGCTTACTGCCGGTCTTGCCGTGCTAACCCAACTTAACTGGTACAG CATCGTCCTGGGAGCTTCCTCGCTAGGATTGGTAGTCATCTACCCGTTCATGAAGCGTATCACATACTTCCCTCAAGTCGTGCTAG GCTTTGCATTTAACTGGGGTGCCCTTCTCGGCTGGTCAGCCGTTGCCGGTGCTGTTGACTGGACGATCGCGACGCCCATGTACCTCGGGGGTGCGGCTTGGTGTGTCGCCTACGACATCATCTACGCTCACCAG gacaagaaggacgaCGTCATCGCTGGTGTAAAGTCCATGGCCCTCCGATTCCCCGACACTTCTCGCCAAGTCATCTCCACTTTATCCGCTTCATTCgtctccctcctcaccTTTACTGGCTACATGGCCGGTCTCGGACCGCTATACTATCTCATTTCTTGTGGTGGTGCCGCTGCTCATCTCGCTTGGCAATGCTTAACTGTCAACTTTGACAGCCGATCTGACTGCTGGAAAAAGTTTAGTTCTAATGGATGGCTAGGTGGCTTGATCTGGTCTGGTATCGCGGCAGACTACGTCCAGCAGGTCATGTTCGGGGTGCCTGCTTGA
- a CDS encoding hypothetical protein (HMMPfam hit to LSM, LSM domain, score: 62.0, E(): 1.5e-15) encodes MLIFSFFKTLTDQVITVELKNDLSITGTLKSVDQFLNIRLDNISVEDPERHPHMMAVKNCFIRGSVVRYVRMAARSVDTTLLEDATRREAKEGKK; translated from the exons ATG ctcatcttctc TTTCTTCAAGACCCTCACAGACCAAGTGATCACCGTTGAGCTCAAAAATGACTTATCAATAACTGGGACTCTCAAATCTGTGGATCA GTTCCTCAACATCCGATTAGATAATATTAGCGTAGAGGACCCCGAAAGACATCCTCATATG ATGGCGGTCAAGAACTGTTTCATCCGAGGGTCTGTAGTACGGTATGTGCGGATGGCTGCGCGATCGGTGGACACTACGCTGCTGGAGGACGCTACGAGGCGAG AggcgaaggaaggaaagaagtaG